From Longimicrobium sp., one genomic window encodes:
- a CDS encoding outer membrane beta-barrel protein has protein sequence MKKAFAGLLAALVLACGAERAAAQGTLPLSFGVRIDAGIPVGDTDDVLETGFGWGLEAAFDLTPTFALYGGYSSFSFDITDTDVEADFDGFEAGGRVLLGTGGAVWTPYAQFGALFHEDEVGFEVGLGADYPVGNALSLTPMARFRKIEDVQYVTLGVGLSVRL, from the coding sequence ATGAAGAAAGCCTTTGCGGGTCTGCTCGCCGCGCTCGTGCTCGCCTGCGGGGCGGAGCGCGCCGCCGCGCAGGGGACGCTGCCGCTCAGCTTCGGCGTCCGCATCGACGCCGGCATCCCCGTGGGCGACACCGACGACGTGCTGGAGACCGGGTTCGGCTGGGGGCTGGAGGCGGCGTTCGACCTCACCCCCACCTTCGCCCTCTACGGCGGCTACTCCAGCTTCAGCTTCGACATCACCGACACCGACGTGGAGGCCGACTTCGACGGGTTCGAGGCGGGCGGCCGCGTGCTGCTGGGCACCGGCGGCGCCGTGTGGACGCCGTACGCGCAGTTCGGCGCGCTCTTCCACGAAGACGAGGTGGGCTTCGAGGTGGGCCTCGGCGCCGACTACCCCGTCGGCAACGCGCTCTCGCTCACCCCCATGGCGCGCTTCCGCAAGATCGAAGACGTCCAGTACGTCACCCTCGGCGTGGGCCTGAGCGTCCGGCTCTGA
- a CDS encoding DUF429 domain-containing protein — MPGFRYFGGIDFSGAKEPLSNLWAAVGAEREGKLHVVSLCPLPFREDLRAYVAGHWRGPAGAGDGDAVLWGADFPFGVPEEAARRIAGERRPSWAGTAAWIADRPPDEVRGGLMDLQKTLRRCDTGGALAPFDMRLYRQTVEGIRWLHELRDAADVSILPEAPSPDAKTVVIEVYPSGAAKELGIRGSRVPTRAGEIRARPAALRPFLTFDNPSLEAIACTLEDARDACIAALVAFLCRDDLDQPRRLGRVPGETLALEGWIYRPPAALG; from the coding sequence ATGCCAGGCTTCCGGTACTTCGGCGGGATCGACTTCTCCGGCGCGAAGGAGCCGCTCTCCAACCTCTGGGCCGCCGTCGGCGCCGAGCGCGAGGGGAAGCTGCACGTCGTCTCCCTCTGCCCGCTCCCCTTCCGCGAGGACCTGCGCGCCTACGTGGCCGGGCACTGGCGCGGGCCCGCCGGCGCGGGCGACGGCGACGCGGTCCTCTGGGGCGCCGACTTCCCCTTCGGCGTCCCGGAAGAGGCCGCGCGGCGGATCGCGGGCGAGCGCCGGCCGAGCTGGGCGGGGACGGCGGCATGGATCGCCGACCGCCCGCCCGACGAGGTGCGCGGGGGGCTGATGGACCTGCAGAAGACGCTGCGGCGCTGCGACACCGGCGGCGCGCTGGCGCCCTTCGACATGCGCCTCTACCGGCAGACGGTGGAAGGCATCCGCTGGCTGCACGAGCTGCGCGACGCGGCCGACGTCTCGATCCTCCCCGAAGCGCCGAGCCCGGACGCGAAGACGGTGGTGATCGAGGTCTACCCCTCCGGCGCCGCGAAGGAGCTGGGGATCCGCGGCAGCCGCGTCCCCACCCGCGCGGGCGAGATCCGCGCTCGCCCGGCGGCGCTGCGCCCCTTCCTCACCTTCGACAACCCGTCGCTGGAGGCGATCGCCTGCACGCTGGAGGACGCGCGCGACGCCTGCATCGCCGCCCTGGTGGCCTTCCTCTGCCGCGACGACCTGGACCAGCCCCGCCGGCTGGGGCGCGTCCCCGGGGAGACGCTCGCGCTCGAAGGGTGGATCTACCGCCCGCCCGCCGCGCTCGGCTGA
- a CDS encoding dienelactone hydrolase family protein, whose product MVPRHLAPVRAGAGIGRTLLPAAPLALLAGCAHALPPASADRLLDALFAPPTAEEVAAVEAEWAGRDTGAHGYRVEHERRDGRSGRTLVVSHTVGGVRHYGAVRVPDGAAGPLPVLVIAHGGEGGATAYNFFHRGPLAEGWVQVLPSFRAEPLRLTPLRAWRSGGRPSPWDRDVDDAMALLSAVLAHVPEADGGRVAVFGRSRGAGVALLMAARDPRVKAVVDFYGPTDFFLPHVRTLAGRALRSSLPRLPGAGYLADSVLFALRDGRTTVARARLELLRRSPAYFAHRLPPVQAHHGTADGKVPVAHGDRLHAAMARAGTTAPRWEYHRYAGGGHHPGSLPGSYRRAEAFLGRVAGRGAAARTGTTGGRR is encoded by the coding sequence GTGGTACCGCGGCACCTCGCCCCGGTGAGGGCCGGCGCGGGGATCGGCCGGACGCTCCTCCCCGCCGCCCCGCTCGCGCTGCTGGCCGGGTGCGCCCACGCGCTCCCGCCCGCGTCGGCGGACCGGCTGCTGGACGCGCTCTTCGCCCCGCCCACCGCCGAGGAGGTCGCCGCCGTGGAGGCCGAGTGGGCGGGGCGCGACACCGGGGCGCACGGCTACCGGGTGGAGCACGAGCGGCGCGACGGGCGCTCCGGCCGCACGCTGGTGGTCTCGCACACCGTCGGCGGAGTCCGCCACTACGGCGCCGTGCGGGTGCCGGACGGGGCGGCGGGCCCGCTCCCGGTGCTGGTGATCGCCCACGGCGGCGAGGGGGGCGCCACGGCGTACAACTTCTTCCACAGGGGGCCGCTGGCCGAGGGGTGGGTGCAGGTGCTCCCCTCGTTCCGCGCCGAGCCGCTGCGCCTGACCCCGCTGCGCGCCTGGCGCTCCGGCGGCCGCCCCAGCCCCTGGGACCGCGACGTGGACGACGCGATGGCGCTCCTCTCCGCCGTCCTGGCCCACGTCCCCGAGGCGGACGGCGGGCGGGTGGCGGTGTTCGGGCGCAGCCGCGGGGCGGGGGTGGCGCTGCTCATGGCGGCGCGCGACCCGCGGGTGAAGGCGGTGGTCGACTTCTACGGCCCCACCGACTTCTTCCTCCCGCACGTGCGCACGCTGGCCGGCCGCGCCCTGCGCAGCAGCCTGCCGCGGCTCCCCGGCGCCGGGTACCTGGCCGACAGCGTGCTCTTCGCGCTCCGCGACGGGCGCACCACGGTGGCCCGGGCGCGGCTGGAGCTGCTGCGCCGCTCCCCGGCATACTTCGCGCACCGCCTCCCCCCGGTGCAGGCGCACCACGGCACCGCCGACGGCAAGGTCCCGGTCGCCCACGGCGACCGGCTGCACGCGGCGATGGCGCGAGCCGGGACGACGGCCCCGCGGTGGGAGTACCACCGCTACGCCGGCGGCGGCCACCACCCCGGCTCGCTCCCCGGGAGCTACCGGCGGGCGGAGGCGTTCCTGGGCCGCGTGGCCGGGCGCGGCGCGGCGGCCCGGACCGGCACCACGGGAGGGAGACGATGA